From Pungitius pungitius chromosome 9, fPunPun2.1, whole genome shotgun sequence, one genomic window encodes:
- the nthl1 gene encoding endonuclease III-like protein 1, which yields MLQVLRSTRIRHAVQCVAMTSPYFRHNGSVITRSGDQNAATSLRSKLTSSRSNAGPVSSVAVKVEEKEEEEEAKIVEQRPSSAPLLTGGCQPERETSPSPSRSKTQLKVEYDKDEGAEHWEPPNWEKQWRYVREMRSGRDAPVDNMGAEKCYDSQAPPRVRRFQVLVSLMLSSQTKDQVTAGAMKKLRAHGCTVENILATDDEALGKLIYPVGFWRTKVKYLKRTSAMLQKDFAGDIPDSVQGLIGLPGIGPKMAHLAMDIAWDQVSGIGVDTHVHRISNRLGWLKKPTKNAEETRKALEEWLPRELWSEINWLLVGFGQQVCLPVNPLCSVCLNQYSCPSAHQTSPTKRPKAGSPLAPNPTSSLTTKTEQPALKHERTKTEPLGNPVSPKAKRSLRK from the exons ATGCTTCAAGTCCTCCGCAGCACGAGGATCCGTCATGCAGTCCAGTGCGTCGCTATGACCTCTCCTTATTTCAGGCACAACGGGTCCGTCATTACGCGCAGTGGTGACCAAAATGCTGCGACCTCTCTGCGGTCTAAACTTACCAGCAGCCGGAGCAATGCGGGTCCAGTTTCCTCTGTGGCTGTAAaggtggaggaaaaggaggaggaggaggaggcgaagaTCGTTGAGCAAAGACCCTCCTCGGCTCCCTTACTAACGG GCGGCTGCCAACCTGAAAGAGAAACTTCCCCATCGCCTTCCCGCTCAAAGACACAGCTCAAAGTGGAATATGACAAGGATGAAGGTGCAGAACACTGGGAACCTCCCAACTGGGAGAAGCAATGGAGATACGTTCGTGAGATGAGGAGCGGCCGTGATGCACCTGTAGATAACATGGGAGCAGAGAAATGCTACGACTCGCAGGCTCCTCCACGT GTGAGACGTTTCCAGGTGTTGGTTTCCCTCATGCTGTCCAGTCAGACCAAGGACCAGGTGACAGCGGGAGCCATGAAGAAGCTTCGAGCTCATGGCTGCACCGTAGAAAATATACTGGCTACTGATGATGAAGCCCTGGGAAAACTCATCTACCCTGTCGGCTTCTGGAGG ACTAAGGTGAAGTATCTGAAGCGGACGTCGGCCATGCTGCAGAAAGACTTTGCAGGGGACATCCCAGACAGCGTGCAGGGGCTGATCGGCCTGCCAGGAATTGGACCCAAGATGGCTCACTTGGCTATGGACATCGCCTGGGACCAGGTGTCGGGCATCG GCGTGGACACACATGTGCACCGTATCTCCAATCGTCTGGGCTGGCTCAAGAAACCCACCAAGAACGCAGAGGAAACACGCAaggccctggaggagtggcTGCCCAG GGAGCTGTGGAGCGAGATCAACTGGCTGCTCGTGGGTTTTGGTCAGCAGGTTTGTCTTCCGGTTAACCCTCTCTGCTCCGTGTGTCTGAACCAGTACAGCTGCCCATCCGCCCACCAGACCTCTCCCACAAAGAGGCCTAAAGCCGGATCCCCACTGGCTCCCAATCCAACCTCCTCCTTAACAACAAAAACTGAACAACCCGCTCTTAAACATGAGAGGACAAAGACGGAGCCACTCGGCAATCCTGTTTCCCCCAAAGCCAAGAGGAGCTTAAGAAAATAA
- the LOC119217410 gene encoding Na(+)/H(+) exchange regulatory cofactor NHE-RF2-like: protein METELRPRLCFLTKGARGYGFHLQGERNRGGQFIRKVEPGSSADLGGLRPGDRVVEVNGENVENETHYQVVGRLREVPHRTRLLVVDKDTDDYLHTCGLGCTEDLAIEMGTLSPRPSPGPTPSASPREKSPLTPKANQTHFFYPPTKTSQAKVRTYSVTSSTGPDTELQVHPSPESTAGPRLLPRLCHLVKGNHGYGFNLHSNKTKDGQFVRSVDPGSAAEAGDIRPGDRLVEVNGVNIEGLKHSEVVALIRADGEKVSILVVDQGTDQLYHRLGMRPTSSHVKEVHLEESATESTPHSPSPTAELPTSDQPVINITVTDSPITSTSPKSLSDGSSASQSSRSSTTQSELSSSDMSFQVHDEDEPFMHSGLRFSPTAAEAKLKALASRNKKRAPAMDWNQKHEIFSNF, encoded by the exons ATGGAGACTGAGTTGAGACCTCGGCTCTGTTTCCTGACAAAAGGAGCGCGCGGCTATGGGTTCCACCTGCAGGGCGAGAGGAACAGAGGCGGACAGTTCATCCGCAAAGTGGAGCCCGGCTCCAGCGCTGACCTGGGGGGGCTGCGACCAGGAGACCGGGTGGTGGAGGTGAATGGTGAGAACGTGGAGAACGAAACACACTATCAA gtGGTGGGGCGTCTCCGTGAAGTGCCCCACCGcaccaggctgctggtggtggacaAAGACACGGATGACTACCTCCACACCTGTGGCCTGGGATGCACCGAGGACCTGGCCATTGAGATGGGAACCTTGTCCCCGCGGCCTTCGCCCGGACCCACTCCTTCTGCTTCTCCCAGAGAGAAGTCCCCTCTTACACCCAAAGCCAACCAGACACACTTCTTTTACCCTCCTACTAAGACCTCACAAGCCAAGGTCAGGACATACTCTGTCACATCAAGTACAGGGCCAGACACAGAG CTGCAGGTGCATCCCTCACCAGAGTCAACAGCTGGGCCCCGCCTCCTTCCCCGTTTGTGTCACCTGGTGAAGGGAAACCACGGCTACGGCTTCAACCTTCACAGCAACAAGACAAAAGATGGACAGTTTGTACGTTCAGTGGACCCCGGCTCCGCTGCTGAGGCTGGAGATATCAGGCCTGGGGACAGACTAGTGGAG GTGAACGGAGTGAACATTGAGGGCCTGAAACACTCTGAGGTGGTGGCACTCATTAGAGCAGACGGGGAGAAAGTGAGTATCTTAGTGGTCGACCAGGGGACCGACCAGCTCTATCACCGACTGGGGATGCGACCAACCAGCAGCCATGTCAAAG aGGTCCATCTGGAAGAATCGGCCACAGAAAGCACCCCACACAGCCCGTCTCCCACCGCTGAACTACCCACCTCAGATCAACCAGTCATAAACATCACTGTGACAGACTCCCCGATCACAAGTACATCCCCAAAGTCCTTGTCAGATGGGAGCTCGGCTTCTCAGTCCTCAAGAAGTTCCACCACGCAATCAGAGCTTAGCAGCTCGGACATGAGCTTCCAG GTCCACGATGAAGACGAGCCGTTCATGCACAGTGGCCTGCGTTTCAGTCCCACCGCTGCTGAGGCTAAACTTAAGGCCCTGGCCAGCCGCAACAAGAAGAGAGCACCTGCTATGGACTGGAATCAGAAACATGAGATCTTCAGCAACTTCTGA